The stretch of DNA GTTGCTGCCAATTCGTCCGTCCGCGAGCTGCTACATTGCTATTGAATCCGTCGCCAAGGGGGTTTGCGGTGTTTGCAAATGCTGGGTTGATGTAGGATCCTGGGGGAATCATGTAAGGCGCTGCGGCTTGTGCGTCGATAGCATTGCCAGTCGAACTTCCGTTGATGGGATGATCTGGAAGCTGCGTCTGAtcgagagcgagaggagCCCCGGAAGACGCGAAGCGATGAGGCTGACCTCTCTGACGCTGTTGTTCATTACCACGCCCGTAGCCTCCCCTTCCTCTGCTGCCATGGTCATTTGTTCCACGGCCCCTACCCCGGCCTCTGCCTCTGGGTTCGGATTGGCCGCGTGGACCTACCTGATGTTGGTCTGGCCTACTAgagggcggcggtggcggcggaggggGAAACTGAAACCCGCTCATCTTTCGCTCCGCTGCAACCGGGAATGGTCAATATGTGAAGGCAAGCTAAAGGATTTCATAGATGAAGGTCGAGTGCCAAGTTGCGTACTTCTTCATCATTGGCCTGATGCGCGAGCCGAGCCGCGCCCCGTGGTGAAGTGATGACTAAGTGTTCACATGAAAATGACCTGGCTTGAAACTGTTCGCAATAGGATACATGTAGACATCCCGCGCGCCGGAGCGTGCAGCGTACTATTCCTCACGGGGTCGAACAGAACAAAGTCAACTCACCATCATGTTCACTCTGGTACATATAAATAAGCTGCACTGCAGAGATCCTGATTTTGCAAAGCGTCCAGCTGACCGCAACAGATTACGCTTGCCGATGTTGTGCAAATACATCCGAACGAATTTCACAAGCCTAGCATCCGCGCCATTGAAGACTTCATCAATACGAAGTACGCAGACAAGGTCATCCACAAAGTCGGCTTGTGCATCGGTTTCCATTCACTCTTATCCGCCTCCGAAGGCCTGATAGGGCACGGGACCGGTATCGTCAACGTGAACGTTGACTTCCGACTCGTTGTTTTTCGCCCATTCAAGGGTGAGATCCTGCGAGCGACAATCACTCAGTCCAGTCCGCAAGGCATATACCTTTCGCTGGATTTCTACGAAGATCTGCTCGTTCCGCCAGAGACGTTATTCGAAGGATCTACGTGGGAGAAGGATGAGAATGGCACAATGGCCTTCGTGTGGCGGACCGAGGACGGTGAAGGAGGACAAAATgaattcttcttcgacagtgCAGAAAGTTGCATGGTTCGAATCGAAGAGGAGCAGTGGCATGACGCTTCACCGGATGCTTTGAGAAACTctcaagaagaggaagaaaacACCAGCAGGATTCCCCCATATCTTGTTAGGGGAAGCATGATGCATTCAGGTCTGGGTCCGACATTGTGGTGGATGGGTGAAACTGGGGACGTTGGCGACGTCGCGATGAACGGCACCTGAACCGAAATCCCGAGTGCAGAATGAAGACGAGGTTTTGAGATGAAAGATTTGAGGGTTGCTTCCACTGGAGATGAGCGTGCATGGATTCGCGTGCAAACAACACCACTGGACGCGGCTATGGCGTGTGCGCTGCAGTGTAAGAGATGTGTTTGCAGGCGTATCAGCAACCGGCCTGGTGAAAAGATCCTCCAGGGTCGCAGAGTGCGTTGGCGCCAGCAGATGGCTGCACAAGACTGGCCGCAATCACTTCGCCAACACAGAGAGACAGTGTAGCCAACACCATCAAAGCAGTCGAAGGGGCTAAGCGGGGGCTAGGAGGTAGGAGCACGACTTGAAATCCCCCAAATGCCGGAACATGAGGAGTGAGCGGACAGTCGCGGAGTGAGCTTAATATGATTAGAATTGAACAGTAACCATATGCCATGTAGTCCCCATGTATGAGCCTCCGTGGAGTGAACAGAACAGAAGACTTGCATGAAGGTCGAATACCACATCAACCGTTTGGTCGTCGCGAGAAGTCGCGGGTCAAACAGTTGCGGCTACTCCCGACGCCGACCCTACTTCACCTCCACCATTGGGTCGCGAATCTGGCACCACATTACAGCCAACACCACGCACAATGCAGCCTATTAAACGGACGGCTGTACGCTCTGTGCGGCAGCAATTGCGCGCGCGCACAACTCAGCAAGGACAACGTCGCTTCGCTGGCGACCATCACGGACCGGAGCTCGTGTCTGAAGGACAAGCTGCCCACGACAAGCACCCCCCGAGCCACAACGAGTCCTTTGGCGTACGTCTTCACCGTCGTTTTGCGATAAGAAAAGATATGATGTGAAAGAGCTTGCGGGATAGGCACAGGAAGAATTGCAGGAGCGGCTGCTGACCATAATTCCAGGCGGGCTTCTTCATCGCTCTCGCAGCGCTACCAGTGTCATTGGCACTCTATAAGCTCACGGCGCAAGGCAGTAGCGAGCAGCCATACTTTACACGATTGATCCGGGACACATACGCAGACTACGCTGTGAAATGGGCCCAGCGCAATGATCTTCACACGCAAGCtatgcagcaagcagcatccGACCGAGCACTATTCCTCAACGAGCCAAACCAGCAGGCCAGGACAGTGGATTTGAAGTATCCTGAGTACGTTGTATCTAGCAGACATCTCACTTGACCGCAGAAGCTAACTCGGGCACCTTAGAATCGTGAACGCGAGTTCGCCATGGAATGTGCGCGCTGGCCATGGCAGTGCGAATCTAGATGAGCTGATTGCGAAATATGAGAAAGAAGCAGTGGAGGAGAATGAGAGGAAACTCCAGCAATTGAAGGAAAACAAAGTCCCTGTCGAACAACCAGTGGTCTATTTCAGGTAGTTGGACGCTACTTCTGCTACGACACCAGCCAGTCCGGTATGAGTGATTTCTTCTGTGCCACTGTATATAGTGTACCGAAtatcgctgctgcactgcCTACCGCATGACGCAGCTTCAGCGTTGAAGGAGCATCGCTCTGTCCATCTCATTTCAGAGCCTATCCCGGCAACCGGGCCATTGCATCTCAACACACATTCGTATCTCGGTGCGTCCCTTTGTGTCCTTGTACATCCCGTCGTCGGCGCCATTCATGAGCCTGGTCTCTCGTAGTCCGCGTAGAGCATCCCAAGCTTCGCGACTACTCTTGATGACCTTTGCATCTATCCAGCATCCTGACATCGAGTCGACTCCTACTTTTCTCGAGCATCGTCTGTCCGCTCACTCATGCTTTCCCTGCGCTCTTCACTGTGCTCGTATGTGGTGCCGCCGCTGGCTGCGCTGGCGCATCCGGGATCGGAACATCAGAAAAGTCGTCTTGTCCAATAGCCTTGATCGTCCATGTGTCTATCGCGTGTCAGATCCACTCTTGCAATCGAGCTTTCCGGGAGACTCACACACTCCAGCTACAAAGCCGAAGATACAGAGACCAGTTACTGCATTTCTGATCAAGTATGGCTGCCGCGCCCGGTACAGCGCAGCAGTGGGGCGGTTGCGGTTATCGTAGTAGGAAGACTGCGGTAATCTGCCTTGTATTAGCAATTGAGATGACCCGCGGGTTTTCTCATCGCGGAATAGCTACCTTCCCAGAGGCATGATGCTGATGTTGGTGGTGACGTGAACGCAGGTGAAACCTTGGCGCGCGACGCGAGATGTGAACCTCTGCTCCAGCGCCGATCCACACTTTGTTACATCTTCAGAACGACAACAGAGCCTACCGGACAACATCATCGACCACGCACTCCACTCGACGCCTCAACCCAACAGGACGCGCCGACTGCACATTCATCTCTGGCTTGAGCAGCAATGCGCTGCACGCGGCAGCTTTGCGACACGCGCTGGTCACTGTAGTTACATAGCTGCTTCGCTGCTTTCTTCGCCGTCGTGATCTACCTCACCCAGCCGTCACTGCGCTGAGTTGTGGATACCTGCGGTCGCGATGGCATCGCCACCAGCGGCGTCGTCGCAGATGCTGCAACAGCTCAATTCTGCGCGCGAGATCAGCCTCAAAGATCACACGCTATACCCCAAAGTGATACCAGGGATCATTCCGATCA from Cercospora beticola chromosome 1, complete sequence encodes:
- a CDS encoding uncharacterized protein (BUSCO:EOG09265KSE), yielding MPLGRLPQSSYYDNRNRPTAALYRARQPYLIRNAVTGLCIFGFVAGVYTWTIKAIGQDDFSDVPIPDAPAQPAAAPHTSTVKSAGKA